One Synechococcus sp. JA-2-3B'a(2-13) genomic window carries:
- the purF gene encoding amidophosphoribosyltransferase, whose product MAARAGAEPSSGCGEAEGQTAVGVDALYPSENISGAGYAREELQEACGVFGILAPGEEVAKLAYFGLFALQHRGQESAGIATFEGSFCRVHKAMGLVSQVFDEVNLAQLTGDLAVGHTRYSTTGSSRVANAQPVIVETRLGPLALAHNGNLVNAEELRKELEAADRHLTSSTDSECIAHAIAQAVNQGQDWIAATCQALRRCQGAFSLVIGTPEGLIGARDPYGVRPLVLGLLSSNPALDELLQSEMLEIICSDGTLSHPEAEPLHYVLASETCALDIIGADPLRQVEPGELVWISRQGLQSVRWAEATPKLCIFEMIYFARPDSWMHGESLYSYRVRLGEQLAKEAPAEADWVISVPDSGTPAAIGYARQSGIPYTEGLIKNRYVGRTFIQPTQSMRERGIRMKLNPLEDVLGGKRIVIVDDSIVRGTTSQKIVKALRQAGATQVHMRISSPPVTHPCFYGIDTDSQDQLIAAQHSVEEIAEKIGVDSLAYLSWEGMLAATGRDPNSFCSACFTGHYPIPIPEGLKRSKLALELVATGKSR is encoded by the coding sequence ATGGCAGCAAGGGCGGGAGCAGAACCATCTTCTGGCTGTGGAGAAGCAGAGGGGCAGACTGCCGTTGGCGTTGATGCCCTGTACCCCTCAGAAAACATCAGCGGGGCGGGGTATGCCCGGGAAGAGCTGCAAGAGGCTTGCGGGGTCTTTGGCATCCTGGCTCCAGGAGAGGAGGTGGCCAAGCTGGCCTACTTTGGCCTATTTGCCTTGCAGCATCGCGGCCAAGAATCGGCAGGGATCGCCACTTTTGAGGGATCCTTTTGCCGGGTTCACAAGGCGATGGGCTTGGTCTCCCAGGTCTTCGATGAAGTGAACTTGGCCCAACTGACCGGGGATCTGGCGGTTGGTCACACCCGCTACTCCACCACTGGATCCAGCCGTGTGGCCAATGCTCAGCCGGTGATCGTGGAGACTCGCCTGGGGCCGCTGGCTCTGGCCCACAACGGCAATTTGGTCAATGCGGAAGAGCTGCGGAAGGAACTGGAGGCCGCCGACCGGCACCTAACCAGCAGCACCGACTCCGAGTGTATTGCCCACGCCATTGCCCAGGCGGTGAACCAAGGTCAAGATTGGATCGCGGCCACTTGCCAAGCTTTGCGCCGCTGTCAGGGGGCTTTTAGTCTGGTGATCGGCACGCCAGAGGGCCTGATCGGGGCACGGGATCCCTATGGGGTGCGTCCGCTGGTGTTGGGGCTTTTGAGCAGCAACCCCGCTCTGGATGAGCTGCTGCAGTCAGAGATGCTGGAGATCATCTGCAGCGACGGCACCCTCAGCCACCCCGAGGCCGAGCCGCTGCATTACGTGTTGGCTTCAGAAACCTGTGCTTTGGATATCATTGGGGCCGACCCTCTGCGGCAGGTGGAGCCGGGAGAGTTGGTGTGGATCAGCCGTCAGGGGCTGCAATCGGTGCGTTGGGCGGAGGCCACCCCCAAGTTGTGCATCTTCGAGATGATCTACTTCGCCCGCCCCGACAGTTGGATGCACGGGGAAAGCCTCTACTCCTACCGGGTGCGGCTGGGAGAACAACTGGCCAAGGAGGCTCCGGCAGAGGCCGACTGGGTGATCTCCGTTCCCGATTCCGGCACGCCGGCGGCCATTGGCTATGCTCGCCAGTCGGGGATCCCTTACACCGAAGGGCTGATCAAAAATCGCTACGTGGGCCGCACCTTTATTCAGCCCACCCAATCCATGCGGGAGCGGGGCATTCGCATGAAGCTCAACCCCCTGGAGGATGTGCTGGGGGGGAAGCGGATTGTTATTGTGGACGACTCGATTGTGCGGGGTACCACCAGCCAGAAAATCGTCAAGGCCCTGCGCCAGGCGGGGGCTACCCAGGTCCACATGCGCATTTCCAGCCCCCCGGTCACCCATCCCTGCTTCTACGGTATCGATACCGATAGCCAGGATCAGTTGATTGCTGCCCAGCATTCCGTAGAGGAAATCGCCGAGAAGATTGGAGTGGATTCTTTGGCCTACCTGAGCTGGGAAGGCATGCTGGCTGCCACGGGCCGGGATCCCAACTCGTTCTGCTCCGCTTGCTTTACCGGCCACTACCCCATCCCCATCCCAGAAGGGCTGAAGCGCTCCAAGCTGGCCCTGGAACTGGTGGCTACTGGCAAGAGCCGCTAG
- a CDS encoding DUF3727 domain-containing protein, with protein sequence MTESHETLVLRDEQNQPLKCEILRQVVIDEQTYALVTPVDAVIKVLVWEGEEEPSQAVNGDANMEGILDEPDPEELQATLPTIQAVLGELNLTLQQNGFDILTVQGELPPVEEEDVFELGESEEDAQEFQLLATFFYQEKKYGIFTPLDPVLLYAALPDEGDPYLLTPDEPPELFDQLYALLLDLDEEWEDGDDEEDEDED encoded by the coding sequence ATGACTGAATCCCATGAAACCTTGGTGCTCCGCGACGAGCAAAACCAGCCTCTCAAGTGCGAGATCCTGCGGCAGGTGGTCATCGACGAGCAGACCTATGCTCTGGTGACTCCCGTTGATGCTGTGATCAAAGTGCTGGTTTGGGAAGGGGAAGAAGAACCCAGCCAAGCGGTGAACGGCGATGCCAACATGGAAGGGATCCTGGACGAGCCGGATCCCGAAGAGCTACAGGCTACCCTGCCCACCATCCAGGCTGTCTTGGGGGAGTTGAACCTCACCTTGCAGCAAAATGGCTTCGACATCCTCACGGTTCAGGGGGAATTGCCCCCAGTCGAAGAGGAAGATGTGTTCGAGCTGGGCGAGAGCGAGGAAGATGCCCAGGAGTTTCAACTGCTAGCTACCTTTTTCTACCAAGAGAAGAAATACGGCATCTTTACCCCCCTCGATCCCGTTTTGCTCTACGCCGCTCTGCCTGACGAAGGGGATCCCTACCTGCTCACCCCCGATGAGCCGCCAGAGCTTTTTGATCAGCTCTATGCCCTGCTGCTGGATCTCGATGAGGAATGGGAAGACGGAGATGACGAAGAAGATGAAGACGAAGATTAG
- a CDS encoding pentapeptide repeat-containing protein, producing the protein MLSPVQQLLHQYAQGERDFKQLNLSALGLYQADLQGILLSGADLSGLCLAEAVLCRAILVGTVLVNANLRQAFLEQANLCRANLRQANLWRAQLKAADLNNARLTEAILCYADLSHSRLEGAHLQGADLSHANLSQANLRQANLRQANLMGANLSSAVLADADLHQANLVGADLRGSLLRSAHLTPETQIAEKWRQVWQILNWEQEGRDLVGRDLSEANLCGGYLHSAQLDEANLADADLSQVILCRASLQKANLRQARLLQADLQGSNLREANFVHADLRGANLREAHLGGADLTSANLQGADLSQAVLQGTRLDAQTQLDPKWKQVWRVLNQPRSGWSLARANLADAYLRRAYLQQADLTGADLRGADLREADLQEANLSQTDLRGTNLRGANLNGALFKGSLYDEYTFL; encoded by the coding sequence ATGCTCAGCCCCGTCCAGCAACTGCTGCACCAATACGCTCAGGGGGAACGGGATTTCAAGCAGCTGAATCTCAGCGCCCTGGGGCTTTACCAAGCAGATCTGCAAGGGATCCTCCTCAGCGGGGCCGACCTCTCTGGCCTTTGTCTGGCTGAAGCAGTTCTGTGCCGGGCCATTTTGGTGGGAACTGTCTTGGTGAATGCCAACCTGCGCCAAGCCTTCCTGGAACAAGCCAATCTGTGTCGAGCAAACCTACGTCAGGCTAACCTATGGCGGGCCCAGCTAAAAGCTGCTGATTTGAACAATGCCCGCCTAACTGAAGCCATTCTTTGTTACGCTGACCTCAGCCATAGCCGCCTTGAGGGAGCCCATCTGCAAGGGGCGGACTTGAGCCATGCCAACCTCAGCCAGGCCAATCTCCGGCAAGCCAACTTGCGCCAAGCCAACCTGATGGGGGCTAACCTAAGCAGCGCCGTTTTGGCTGACGCCGATTTGCATCAGGCCAATCTCGTGGGAGCGGACTTGCGGGGATCCCTGCTGCGGAGCGCCCACCTTACCCCTGAGACCCAAATTGCAGAAAAGTGGCGCCAGGTGTGGCAAATCCTCAACTGGGAGCAGGAAGGACGAGATCTGGTGGGCAGGGATCTGTCGGAGGCAAATCTTTGCGGGGGCTATCTCCACTCGGCCCAATTGGATGAAGCCAACCTTGCCGATGCAGACCTCAGCCAAGTCATCCTCTGCAGGGCTTCCTTGCAAAAGGCTAACCTGCGCCAAGCTCGCCTACTGCAAGCGGACTTGCAGGGCTCCAATTTGCGAGAGGCTAACTTTGTCCATGCCGATCTGCGCGGCGCCAATCTCCGCGAAGCCCACCTCGGCGGGGCCGACTTAACCTCAGCCAACCTACAAGGGGCAGATCTCAGCCAGGCCGTCCTGCAGGGGACACGCCTAGACGCCCAGACCCAATTGGATCCCAAGTGGAAACAAGTTTGGCGGGTTCTCAACCAGCCGCGTTCCGGCTGGAGCTTGGCCCGAGCTAACCTTGCAGATGCGTATTTGCGCCGAGCCTACCTGCAGCAAGCGGACTTGACCGGAGCGGATTTAAGAGGAGCTGATTTGCGAGAAGCAGACTTGCAGGAAGCCAACTTGAGCCAAACCGACTTGCGGGGCACCAACCTGCGGGGAGCTAACCTGAACGGCGCTTTGTTCAAGGGATCCCTTTACGACGAGTACACCTTTCTTTAG
- a CDS encoding thiol-disulfide oxidoreductase DCC family protein, protein MPYMVIYDGLCNLCATGVQLLEQLDRGRQFCYAPMQDASTLAQWGIPPEQVELGMILIDLEHSERRWQGSAAIEQIAALLPSGEVWLALYRNFPGLKFLGDLGYKQIRDHRYEWFGCRNTLYLSAYPVCVRGQDLLVDLVDKESCSAPSSNCCTNTLRGNGISSS, encoded by the coding sequence ATGCCCTACATGGTTATCTACGACGGCCTCTGCAACCTCTGTGCCACCGGCGTTCAGCTCTTGGAGCAACTGGATCGCGGACGGCAGTTTTGCTATGCCCCCATGCAAGATGCTTCTACCCTGGCCCAATGGGGGATCCCACCGGAGCAGGTGGAGCTGGGGATGATTCTCATCGATCTGGAGCACTCAGAGCGCCGCTGGCAGGGATCCGCTGCCATTGAACAAATTGCCGCCCTTTTGCCGAGCGGGGAGGTGTGGCTGGCTCTGTACCGCAACTTTCCTGGCTTGAAGTTTCTGGGGGATCTGGGCTACAAACAGATCCGGGATCACCGCTACGAGTGGTTTGGCTGCCGTAACACCCTCTACCTATCGGCTTACCCTGTCTGTGTTCGCGGCCAGGATCTCCTGGTGGATTTGGTAGATAAGGAATCATGCTCAGCCCCGTCCAGCAACTGCTGCACCAATACGCTCAGGGGGAACGGGATTTCAAGCAGCTGA
- the def gene encoding peptide deformylase: MTFRLRQLGDPILTQVAEPVTEFKTPALQDLIEGMLATLKEAQGVGLAAPQVGSLLQVLIVASRPNPRYPEAPQMQPLVMVNPRLLACSSEQVLGWEGCLSVPNCRGLVARAREVEVEYYTPEGVQQRVVWQDFPARIFQHEYDHLMGRVFLQRQPRQLLTEAQYQAQILGQPA; this comes from the coding sequence ATGACTTTTCGCCTACGCCAATTGGGGGATCCCATCCTGACGCAAGTGGCCGAGCCGGTGACGGAGTTCAAAACGCCGGCCTTGCAGGATCTTATAGAAGGCATGCTGGCTACCCTGAAAGAGGCGCAGGGGGTGGGCTTGGCTGCTCCTCAGGTGGGATCCCTGCTCCAAGTGCTGATCGTGGCCTCTCGTCCCAATCCCCGCTACCCGGAAGCGCCGCAAATGCAGCCTCTGGTGATGGTTAACCCCCGTCTGCTGGCTTGCAGTTCTGAACAGGTGCTGGGTTGGGAAGGCTGCTTGAGTGTGCCCAATTGCCGTGGTCTGGTGGCCCGCGCCCGCGAAGTGGAGGTGGAGTATTACACTCCAGAAGGCGTTCAGCAAAGGGTGGTCTGGCAGGATTTTCCGGCGCGGATCTTTCAGCACGAATACGATCACCTGATGGGTCGGGTGTTCCTGCAGCGGCAGCCTCGGCAACTGCTTACCGAAGCCCAGTACCAAGCACAGATTTTGGGTCAGCCCGCCTGA
- a CDS encoding gas vesicle protein GvpG → MVWQLLTWPAQSLLWLAEQIQERAEAQLDSKENLQKELTALQIQLDLGEIDEETYARREEEILLALEALTQAEGEAEA, encoded by the coding sequence ATGGTTTGGCAATTGTTGACTTGGCCGGCCCAAAGTTTGCTTTGGCTAGCAGAGCAGATCCAAGAACGCGCCGAAGCACAGCTGGATAGCAAAGAAAACCTGCAAAAAGAACTTACGGCCCTGCAAATTCAGCTAGATTTGGGAGAAATTGACGAAGAAACCTACGCCCGCCGAGAAGAGGAGATTTTATTGGCTCTGGAAGCCTTAACCCAAGCAGAAGGAGAAGCCGAAGCATAG